The Salvelinus fontinalis isolate EN_2023a chromosome 9, ASM2944872v1, whole genome shotgun sequence sequence AGACTGGTCCTGAGAAAGTATACAGTTGGCATATAGttatattgtgtgtgtgagtgtggcttGTGAAGGCAGTGTAGGTCAGAGGTTGTCTTCTGGGATTTGTGTTCAGTTGAAGTATATAACAATTTACAGTCAATTCCATTATGTATGTGAACCAGAAGAAAATGACAGGGGTTTTATGTGTGTTGTATTTATCTGTGCATTTTCTGTGTCCCTTTTGCATGTCTTCAAGTGCATATTTTAAGATTCTAGAGGTTTGTAAAATCAAGACTACACTAAAATAATAATTGTTTAACCGCTTAATGATCCTACTGGATTCAAGGGATAGTTGTCCAACCATACATACATAATATATTAAAATAAAACTTGACGGACCTCAGAGAGGTAAGGGTTTAGAGGTGTCACACAATGTGTCTCAGTGTCAGAGTCTCACCGTGCGTTTGGGACAAACCCATGCATTTAGAGCTCTCGGTACAGTCTTCAGAACAgggaacgagacagagagaggggacaaggAATAGATAGGGCTTTAGGTTTAGGGCTTTGACAAAATCCATCACTTCACAATATAAAACATTGCCATAATCACGGTTATCATTGTTTTAGACACCCATATGATTTGTGTAACATTATCTATATAATTAGGGACATAATTATCTGCTTCAGTATCCAGAGAATGTTATGACACTGACAATGTTACTGTTTATACCGTTAAATGTGTCTTCTATTACTAAAATAGAAGACACAAACACATGGTTTACAGttgtacacacacaggcacgtgcacacacacaagtacacacacatttAAGATAGGTCACCACCTTTCCTGAACCTGGCTTTTTCATCTCGACTTGGCTTTTCACTGTCATAATTCCAAACAATTATTTTCCTGTTTCTTGTACACTCCCACCTGACTCGAACCCTTAATAATCACCTACAAGTGTGTGTTTAACATGCACATGTCCCAGGAGTTCAGGGAATGTCCGAGTGTATGTAATTGTGTTTACACATGTCACAATGGAGTGTGCTTGTGAATGGTCTTGAGCTGCCtctgctggaagaaacaggtgaGCTAGCTAGACTAGAGAACAGATTGTAGTGTACTAGTATAAAGGATGCATGGTGCCTATGCATGGTGCCTGCCATGTGTAAAACTCCAAAAGATCAGAGGGACATAATTTCCTCCTTGTCAAGAATAGAAATAAAAGGTTTTGGCAGACCCCCAAAAGAGGGAcgtggctgtgtgtgtatatagtggtgtatgaGTGTGACATTGggttgtgttgttgtatgtacTGAATTAGAATGAGATGCATGTGTGAGGTCCATGTATGACGTACTGCATGTAAGAGAGGTTGGGATGGAATGTCTAAATAGTACAATAGGGTCAGCTAGCCCACTTTAGAATGTGCAAGCGTGAACACCCTCTTAGCCCTGAGCTAAGTGCAGTGTGAACACGGCTTatttgcgtgagtgtgtgtgtgtgtgtatatgtggttTGAGGGTCATAGATTGTGTGAGCATCAAAAGGGATGTAAAAACGAGTTTGCAATATTTAATTGGAGGAATAGGTTCAACTTAAAATATTTTTCCTTTCTTTTTGTTCTTTTCCATGGTCCTGTAAAAAGAGAAAAAGGGAATTATTTAATATTTAAAAATTGCATTTCATTGAGAGAAATAGACAAAACATACTATATGCTTGTCTGATAGAATAAGAGCAAGGATGATTAAATGTGTCAGACACTCACTTAGAAGCATCAAGTTTCTGCTGCTCCAGTATACGTTGCTGTGCCTCCCAGTTGCACCTTTCCTCCTCATGGTGGCGCCTCTTCTCCTCCAGTTCCTTATACTGAACCTCCAAGTTCTTTTTCATCTGCTCGTGACGTCGCTCCAGCTGAGAAGGGAGGCAAATGTGTTACTTGTGAATaaaacagacagatacacagatcCAAATTGACTGAGGCCTTCTACCTCTCCTGTCCTTATGTCTCCCAattggtgtacacacacacacacacacacacacacacacacacacacacacacacacacacacacacacacacacacacacacacacacacacacacacacacacacacacacacacacacacacacacctcagcctcAGAGTCCTTCAGTTTCTGTTTCTTCTCCTTGACCTTCATCTCAAACACTTGCTCCATCTCTGTTTCCATCTTCTTCATCTTCATGACATGTTCCCTCCGCTCCTCCTCCATCTGGGCCAGGGGGCTCCTACAGGTCAAAGGTGAGGGACCAAACATCAAGAATCACTAACAGTGACCAGTGATTAACGAAGCACATCCCAACCAATACAGTCTGGTCACTGTCACTTAATGACATTATGACTCAAGCATCAGGTTAATCTATGAAATAAGCTTTAcaacatattttagattctttctcagcctgtctgtctgattACTATTGAACATATCAGATCTATGGTATTTCCTCTGATGATTAAGGTCTCTCTCCTACCTGGTCATTTGGTTCTTGGTCTTGCTGGTGTCCACTCCTCCATTGCAGGTTACGGCAGCAAGCTTTTTGCTGCGGTAGTTCTCATAGTGGACGTTGTTGGTCACATCCTTCAGGTCTTGCATATGGGTCCTACAGGAGAGAATTGGGGAAGTTGGGTCTCAAATAATTATATCACTGTAAATACCGTGGTATAATCACTGACAATAATGGATGAATAAAAGGATTGACATGCATCCTCTGTCTCTCACCTGATCAGCATGTTCCGTAAGACAGTGAAGTCACAGTGCTCCCCGTTCTCCACtaaaacaggaagagagagagagagagagatgtcagagACCCACAGAGATTGATCTCATCACATCGCCATCAATCATTGGATCCTGGTAGAATACACACCAGTTCCCAGAATTCCCGGTAACATTACAAAGGTTCTCGGATCAAAGGGACAATTTCTACTCACGGAGCCAGAAATCACTGGGTCGCTCAGCTAGTCTAGTGTACATTCCTATTACAGGTAATTACCTGATGAGACTGGTAGGTagtcaaacacacagacacagtcaacACACAAAGTCATTGGCCAAAAGAACCCGTGCTCAGACAGACTAAACAAGAATGTGTCTGCTCAGTGAACACAcagacatggttaaaactatcactAAGACAGAGACACATTTCACTGGACCactgctcaaacacacacattcagtaGTATACAGTACATAGAGTAGTCAACAGACAGACATGTCACGGACCAGACAGACCACTGCTCTAAGACATATATTTCAGCTGATTAAACACACACATGGTTAAAAGATCACATGGGATTCTGGAAAAGGACCGCAGagacactgctgctgctgctgaggatGTGGATTCCTCCTCTTTCCTGATCAAAACATGGCTCCTTTACTACATAGCTCCTCTCCCCAGGCCCCACCTTATCTGGGGCTAAGCCTAACGTGCGTCACGCTGTCAGCTATGGATCTCAggaagaggacgaggaggaggacaccTTACCCGTGAGGTGCATGCATAGAGCCCCTTGCTGTCACCTACCTGAGTGACTTCTGACGGGAGGGAGGAGGGTACACAGGAACCCAGGTCCTGCCCAGGTGACCCCTGTAACCCGTGTCTGTCCACCCTGACTGTCTACTGAACGAGGGGTTACATGAGGGGAGATGAGGGCTGGCAGGGCAGGCCAGCCTCAGTGATGGGACGGGAGTGGAGGAGGGTTTGGTTGAGGTGGGGTCACAGGGTCATAGGGACACAACAAAGCATGTTTGTAGCTCTAATGGAAAGACACACCCCCGGCCAATTGGCTGAAAACTCCTGATGTACGCTGGACTGAATGGTTGTTGCTTGCTCACTGTTGTTTTCAGTGCTCTGCCGTTAAAACAGAGCAATACTGAGAGCAAGATCACTGCTATCGCATGGGGTCAGCTGCCCATCAGGAGTTTTAAGCCCGAGTGCTTTAGCTACTAATGGTCGTTAGATTATGATACCTGCATGGAGGTTTCCATTGAATGAGCCAAGAACAGGGAAAAATGTCTTATCCCATGACAAAGAACTTATTGTAAAATGGTCTATGAATCAATATGCAACGGAGTATGTGTGATGGACCCCCTGTGGGAACTACAGGGAGGGAGTGTCAGCAAACAGCATCATGGTGCAAGGATTTAGAGCAACAGAGCATATATACATAAGTGACTGTTCGTAGATAATGCATGCAAAATATGTATACATTCACATACTATGTATACAATAAGTTTGTGAAAATGTAACTCTTAACAGTTCTACAATTGAGTGTTGACGAGTGGCCAAATGATGACTAAAACGAATAAAGGTAGATCATGCAGTTCTGGAAAAGGTATGACTTAATATAAAAAGgtatacttcaggattttggcaatgaggccctttatctagcGTGTTAGtcgatacccatagacttccagccattgtgctaacgctagttagcattggctcacgaaaCTACCTCTAAATTCCTTTATACTGGACACAGAcgcataaaaatggtatccacaagctcatctgactctggggaagtagataaagggcatcATTAGccaaatcccaaagtatccctttaagataaTCAGGTACTTATTAACATGAGTTAGATGGTGATGTTGCTCTATTCTAGGAGAAGCGTTAGCACTGAACAGCCTATAGGTTTTTAAATTAGTACGAGCTCCACTTTGACGATCAACCTAATGTCGCAGCAACAAAAAGTGAAGAGGGGAGGAAGGCCTGAGGGAGAGGGGTATCAAATGTGAGAGATGGTTTTGTTTACCAAAAATGCCCTCTGTCAGTCATGGAAAAGAATAGACagaaagaaaaaagagaaaagaaagaaTGAAAAAGTGAAAGACTGATCAACCACTGATACGGTCAACGGTCAACCACAGAGCAACACTTGAaaatgaaaaaaatgtatttcagggAACTTAAAGTAAAAGAAAATCAAGTGGAGAACAACAACAACGATTCATTGTGGCCAATGGTGAAAAAAGGGGTgacaaggtctctctctctgaggtccctggggtggtacagtacagtgttcactGCCAGAGAGACCATGATACCATAGTAGAAGAACCCTGTCCCCCTTTTCCAGAATCCCTGTCAGAAACACTCTctgggggagtgggggggggggaggatttcCTGGGAGGCCATGCAGTTTGCCTACACTAGGTCTCCACACGTCTGTGCTTCATCCACTTGCATGGCACAGTGAGTGACATTCTCCAGAACAACAACAACCCACAGACAATACCATGCCACTGTTTCATctcagacagagaacagagaacccAGCCAGGCCCATTCTGAACCTACCTTCTGCCACGCCCCAGGGGTACTGACGACCTCTGACCTTCTTGCCGTTCACTTCAATCACCACGTTGCTGCCAACCACTGCCAGAGGCATCCGCTCCTGCCACacatggagacagagggagaagtgacAGTTAATCAGTGAGCCTGTACAGTATCAACAACCTATTAGATAACCAAACTGACAGGGACAAAACAAAATGGCAGATAGGGACTAGTGTGGACTGATACCAATGACCGCatcagtctctctcactctcattggACACTACCTTGATCTTCCGGATGAGCTTGCTGTCCTCATCGTCCTCGGCGTCAGGAAACTCATAGATCCTGATCTTGTGTTCTTGGATTTCCTTCATGATCTGAGTTGAAGGTAAAAATGACATGAGTAATTGCCATACACATGTTGTGTTTGTGCGAACACAaataatgaacacacacacacctgtttctTGAACAGCTGGCATTCTTCAGGTGTCAGAGTGTCTGCCTTGGCGATGAGAGGGATCACGTTGACCTTGTCATGGAGACGCTTCATGAACTCAATGTCCAGGGGCTTCAGCCTTCAACGCATTTTACACAGTTAAAAAACATGTTCTGAGGCTCTGTTGTTGCACAGTCAAAACAgatacagtcagtcagacaaacacagacaggcaGGAAAGGCTGACTTATGCTTTGATGTGACACAGTCCTGAATAATTCTCTGTAGTTAGTACTTGTTCTGCTCAAACTGCCGCAGTGCATTATGCCACCAGTGGCAAGAAAACACTGGAGGAACCAAAGAAACACTGTCTTATTTACACTTCATAacccaaagtatgtggacacatggtcgaacatctcattccaaaatcatgggcattaatatggagttggtcccccctttgctgttataacaccatccactcttctgggaatgctttccactagatattggaacattgctgcgggggcttgcttccaatcagccacaagagcattagtgaggtcgggcgattatgcctggctcacagtctgcgttccaattcatcccaaaggtgttcaatgggcttgaggtcagggctctgtgcaggcccgtcaagttcttccccaaactgttgccacaaagttggaagcacagattcgtctagaatgtcattgtatgctgtagcattaacatgtccctaaggggcctagtccgaaccatgaaaaacagcctcagacaattattcctccaccaccaaactttacagttggcactatgcatcagggcaggtagagttctccaggcatccgccaaacacagattcgcccatcggactaccagatggtgaagcgtgattcatcactccagagaacgtgtttccactgcaccagagtccaatggaggcgagctttacaccactccagctgacgcttggcattgcgcatggtgatcttaggcttgtgtgtggccactcggccatggaaacccatttcatgaagctccagactaaCAGTTCttttgctgacgttgcttccagaggcagtttgaaacttgtagtgagtgttgcaaacgaggGGAGATTATTTTTACATGCTACGCACTTcatcggtcccgttctgtgagcttgttttttatttatttatttttttatttaacctttatttaaccaggtaggcaaattgagaacacgttctcatttacaattgcgacctggcgaccttgtgtggcctaacacttTGCGGCTGAGCGGTTGTTGTTTTTAAaactttccacttcacaataacatcacttaaAGTCGACTGGGGCAGctcagcagggcagaaatttgacgaactgacttgttggaaaggtggcatcttatgacagTGCCAccctgaaagtcactgagctcttcagtaagaccaatgtttgtctatggagatcgcatggctgtgtgctcgatttttacacacctgtcagcaatgggtgtggctgaaatagccgaatcccctaatttgaagggttgtccacatacttttgtatatatagtgtatttttctttcttttcttttttccaGTCAGTGACCACTACTAATTATGTCATGGTGGGATCATGAGGGATTCTCTTTGTTATTCTCTCTGTGATGTTCTCACTCTGGCTGATGAGGGAGTAGGTGGACAAAGGGGCTCTTCTTCTCTGTGGCCTGAGAGAGTGAGTTCTGTCCAGGGACTGGAGGGGAGAGCTGGAGGGGGAAAAGCAGTAAGGGTGATGGGGGGTGGTGGGGAGGGCTGTGGATTCCAGGAATATACAGATACAGAGCAACAGACCCGCTGTTACAGGTCACAGGAGTAAAGGGGGCATATGAAGTGTGGGGAGAGCGACAGGGACAGACCTGGCAGAGGATGTTTTGAATTTGTCTCCACATTAGCAGAGGCAAGGACTGACAGGATTTCTGATCTCTTAATGCATTACCTTGTGTCGGTCTAACAACGGACAATTTCATGATATtatataattataatataatgTCACAACCACGTCAGTGTCCATAGTCCTCCTTATATGGCTGCATATAATTACAGCAACCATTTGACTGGTTAAAATATGTAGGATTGGATAGATCCTAACACAAAAAGTGGGCCTAGCTGATTTGCTACGGAGGCTATCTATGGAGGCATTTTTCTAAGCTGAAAATAAAGCATCCCATTCCCAGGGATTCTGAGCTCAGGGGCTCCTCAGTGAGCTGCCTCCTCCTGATTGGCTGGCTCAGTGATGGTGAGAGCGCTTCCATCTCATTCTCTGTCTAGTGGGTGTTATGCAACCTTGTAGGTCACAACATTGGCAGCCTACATCTCTCTCGGTCTTGCTTCCCACTCACATATGTGAACTCACGCATGCGCCTACACTCCACTAATACATTCATGTTCACGTTCGGGCTCACATACATAGGCAAGCAGAGATAATCgataaaggcacacacacacacacacacacacacacacacacacacacacacacacacacacacacacacacacacacacacacacacaaaagcataaCGTCATGACTTCTATAACACAGAGTTAATGCACATGGAAATACATGGCCACCCTTAACTCAGAAGCAGCATAGAGAACACAATTACAGTACACATATGGTATAACAACATTTGTTATAATCTAAAATGTGTTTCAGCTCATACGAGTCTCTTTTTCAGACAAGGAAAGGTGGGTAGCATAGGCTTCATATATTTAGCCATCAATGAGTATATACTATACATCCTATGACATCAATGTAGTACTGGTACATGATCACAAAAGGACTGTTCCCCCAAGGTCTGTCAGTACTCACCCGTGGCCAGAGGGGGCGATGAAGTACAGGCAGCAGTGAACTCTGTTGTCTGGCATCAGTCGTCGGTTCACCCTGGACTCTGCATTTAGGAAGTCCTCACACTTACTGTCAATGAAGTTAATGACAGGCTGCCAGCTgagaggggaggatgagagagaggtgagaaagagagagagaggaaaaatagGAAAATGTTGTTTACCTCTACATTTAGGCTATCCTTGACGCAGACAGAATATTGCATATAGTCACACTCCCACACAACAAACAAACTCCACCATATCTTTCATACATGCTCACATTCACTCCCCAATACTCACCAGTTACTATTGT is a genomic window containing:
- the LOC129862598 gene encoding septin-7-like isoform X4; this encodes MIERPESTVASIAQRNLEGYVGFANLPNQVYRKSVKRGFEFTLMVVGESGLGKSTLINSLFLTDLYSKDYPGPSLRIKKTVQVEQSKVLVKEGGVQLTLTIVDTPGFGDAVDNSNCWQPVINFIDSKCEDFLNAESRVNRRLMPDNRVHCCLYFIAPSGHGLKPLDIEFMKRLHDKVNVIPLIAKADTLTPEECQLFKKQIMKEIQEHKIRIYEFPDAEDDEDSKLIRKIKERMPLAVVGSNVVIEVNGKKVRGRQYPWGVAEEGIFVENGEHCDFTVLRNMLIRTHMQDLKDVTNNVHYENYRSKKLAAVTCNGGVDTSKTKNQMTRSPLAQMEEERREHVMKMKKMETEMEQVFEMKVKEKKQKLKDSEAELERRHEQMKKNLEVQYKELEEKRRHHEEERCNWEAQQRILEQQKLDASKTMEKNKKKGKIF
- the LOC129862598 gene encoding septin-7-like isoform X5, whose amino-acid sequence is MIERPESTVASIARNLEGYVGFANLPNQVYRKSVKRGFEFTLMVVGESGLGKSTLINSLFLTDLYSKDYPGPSLRIKKTVQVEQSKVLVKEGGVQLTLTIVDTPGFGDAVDNSNCWQPVINFIDSKCEDFLNAESRVNRRLMPDNRVHCCLYFIAPSGHGLKPLDIEFMKRLHDKVNVIPLIAKADTLTPEECQLFKKQIMKEIQEHKIRIYEFPDAEDDEDSKLIRKIKERMPLAVVGSNVVIEVNGKKVRGRQYPWGVAEEGIFVENGEHCDFTVLRNMLIRTHMQDLKDVTNNVHYENYRSKKLAAVTCNGGVDTSKTKNQMTRSPLAQMEEERREHVMKMKKMETEMEQVFEMKVKEKKQKLKDSEAELERRHEQMKKNLEVQYKELEEKRRHHEEERCNWEAQQRILEQQKLDASKTMEKNKKKGKIF
- the LOC129862598 gene encoding septin-7-like isoform X2; this translates as MRLEQAEGGMEKCGTQEKENTQLGNALAVIWCEIHCLHDDVSQMMDMMDMIRLRNLEGYVGFANLPNQVYRKSVKRGFEFTLMVVGESGLGKSTLINSLFLTDLYSKDYPGPSLRIKKTVQVEQSKVLVKEGGVQLTLTIVDTPGFGDAVDNSNCWQPVINFIDSKCEDFLNAESRVNRRLMPDNRVHCCLYFIAPSGHGLKPLDIEFMKRLHDKVNVIPLIAKADTLTPEECQLFKKQIMKEIQEHKIRIYEFPDAEDDEDSKLIRKIKERMPLAVVGSNVVIEVNGKKVRGRQYPWGVAEEGIFVENGEHCDFTVLRNMLIRTHMQDLKDVTNNVHYENYRSKKLAAVTCNGGVDTSKTKNQMTRSPLAQMEEERREHVMKMKKMETEMEQVFEMKVKEKKQKLKDSEAELERRHEQMKKNLEVQYKELEEKRRHHEEERCNWEAQQRILEQQKLDASKTMEKNKKKGKIF
- the LOC129862598 gene encoding septin-7-like isoform X1, with amino-acid sequence MRLEQAEGGMEKCGTQEKENTQLGNALAVIWCEIHCLHDDVSQMMDMMDMIRLQRNLEGYVGFANLPNQVYRKSVKRGFEFTLMVVGESGLGKSTLINSLFLTDLYSKDYPGPSLRIKKTVQVEQSKVLVKEGGVQLTLTIVDTPGFGDAVDNSNCWQPVINFIDSKCEDFLNAESRVNRRLMPDNRVHCCLYFIAPSGHGLKPLDIEFMKRLHDKVNVIPLIAKADTLTPEECQLFKKQIMKEIQEHKIRIYEFPDAEDDEDSKLIRKIKERMPLAVVGSNVVIEVNGKKVRGRQYPWGVAEEGIFVENGEHCDFTVLRNMLIRTHMQDLKDVTNNVHYENYRSKKLAAVTCNGGVDTSKTKNQMTRSPLAQMEEERREHVMKMKKMETEMEQVFEMKVKEKKQKLKDSEAELERRHEQMKKNLEVQYKELEEKRRHHEEERCNWEAQQRILEQQKLDASKTMEKNKKKGKIF
- the LOC129862598 gene encoding septin-7-like isoform X7: MIERPESTVASIARNLEGYVGFANLPNQVYRKSVKRGFEFTLMVVGESGLGKSTLINSLFLTDLYSKDYPGPSLRIKKTVQVEQSKVLVKEGGVQLTLTIVDTPGFGDAVDNSNCWQPVINFIDSKCEDFLNAESRVNRRLMPDNRVHCCLYFIAPSGHGLKPLDIEFMKRLHDKVNVIPLIAKADTLTPEECQLFKKQIMKEIQEHKIRIYEFPDAEDDEDSKLIRKIKERMPLAVVGSNVVIEVNGKKVRGRQYPWGVAEVENGEHCDFTVLRNMLIRTHMQDLKDVTNNVHYENYRSKKLAAVTCNGGVDTSKTKNQMTRSPLAQMEEERREHVMKMKKMETEMEQVFEMKVKEKKQKLKDSEAELERRHEQMKKNLEVQYKELEEKRRHHEEERCNWEAQQRILEQQKLDASKTMEKNKKKGKIF
- the LOC129862598 gene encoding septin-7-like isoform X6, which encodes MIERPESTVASIAQRNLEGYVGFANLPNQVYRKSVKRGFEFTLMVVGESGLGKSTLINSLFLTDLYSKDYPGPSLRIKKTVQVEQSKVLVKEGGVQLTLTIVDTPGFGDAVDNSNCWQPVINFIDSKCEDFLNAESRVNRRLMPDNRVHCCLYFIAPSGHGLKPLDIEFMKRLHDKVNVIPLIAKADTLTPEECQLFKKQIMKEIQEHKIRIYEFPDAEDDEDSKLIRKIKERMPLAVVGSNVVIEVNGKKVRGRQYPWGVAEVENGEHCDFTVLRNMLIRTHMQDLKDVTNNVHYENYRSKKLAAVTCNGGVDTSKTKNQMTRSPLAQMEEERREHVMKMKKMETEMEQVFEMKVKEKKQKLKDSEAELERRHEQMKKNLEVQYKELEEKRRHHEEERCNWEAQQRILEQQKLDASKTMEKNKKKGKIF
- the LOC129862598 gene encoding septin-7-like isoform X3, giving the protein MRLEQAEGGMEKCGTQEKENTQLGNALAVIWCEIHCLHDDVSQMMDMMDMIRLQRNLEGYVGFANLPNQVYRKSVKRGFEFTLMVVGESGLGKSTLINSLFLTDLYSKDYPGPSLRIKKTVQVEQSKVLVKEGGVQLTLTIVDTPGFGDAVDNSNCWQPVINFIDSKCEDFLNAESRVNRRLMPDNRVHCCLYFIAPSGHGLKPLDIEFMKRLHDKVNVIPLIAKADTLTPEECQLFKKQIMKEIQEHKIRIYEFPDAEDDEDSKLIRKIKERMPLAVVGSNVVIEVNGKKVRGRQYPWGVAEVENGEHCDFTVLRNMLIRTHMQDLKDVTNNVHYENYRSKKLAAVTCNGGVDTSKTKNQMTRSPLAQMEEERREHVMKMKKMETEMEQVFEMKVKEKKQKLKDSEAELERRHEQMKKNLEVQYKELEEKRRHHEEERCNWEAQQRILEQQKLDASKTMEKNKKKGKIF